In the Salmo trutta chromosome 33, fSalTru1.1, whole genome shotgun sequence genome, one interval contains:
- the LOC115172848 gene encoding akirin-2 yields MACGATLKRTMEFDPLMSPTSPKRRRCIPVSPSSSSSPRKYLRMEPSPFGEVSSRLSAEQILNNIKQEYKRIQKRKHIDGVYQQTEGCYSPESPPPLGGSSMPGTSAGGSSPSRKEQPLFTLRQVGMICERLLKEREDKVREEYEETMTSKLAEQYDTFVKFTHDQLMRRFGEQPASYVS; encoded by the exons ATGGCGTGTGGAGCGACCCTGAAAAGAACCATGGAGTTTGATCCATTGATGAGTCCGACGTCGCCTAAAAGGAGAAGGTGTATCCCGGTTTCcccatcatcctcctcatccccACGGAAATACCTTCGCATGGAGCCGTCACCATTTGGAGAGGTGTCGTCAAGACTATCAGCTG AGCAAATTCTGAACAACATCAAGCAGGAGTACAAGCGCATTCAGAAGAGAAAACACATCGATGGAGTTTACCAACAGACAGAGGGTTGCTACTCCCCAGAGTCTCCACCCCCTCTCGGTGGATCCAGTATGCCAG GCACTTCGGCTGGAGGTTCTTCTCCATCAAGGAAAGAACAGCCCTTATTTACTCTTAGACAAGTTGGAATGATTTGTGAACGTCTACTGAAGGAGCGTGAAGATAAAGTTCGGGAGGAATATGAGGAGACCATGACTTCTAAGTTGGCAG AACAATATGACACTTTTGTGAAGTTTACACATGACCAGTTGATGCGAAGATTTGGAGAGCAACCTGCAAGCT ATGTTTCCTGA
- the orc3 gene encoding origin recognition complex subunit 3: MTSSVSKGCFVFKPSAKKRRRTPTVEDYFTHGSEDTENSKLRFRNCQTLWEKMKADTELLQDELNRKILDSLLAFIRKSVSTFQRGTDDWASRMRAHEIPTAALVLGVNVPDHDMTFQCLSDQLQQSVTPFVVSVQATECAALNNMMQRVLERLMGTSVSVGNEEEPEQRSTNVNQKRVHCSLITLCNWYKTVTKKAASGTASKKRTSVGKDMQQHPPIVVIFKDLEAFNSRVLQDFILICSRYVEQLPLMFVFGIATSPSTIQHMLPHSVSSLLGIELFQSLSCTQHLASVIDKVILNSQFPFKPSGKVLQVLVSIFLYHDFSVRNFIKGLQLALLEHFHSQPLSVLCCKKEAALVHATELSHRDVERLQQLPSFMRYVEEQGPQEQVELLTSDDHVKEVCQKLLKDLHKYHKNYYPILRCLHILTSSLPKYPLGKQIRELHISCLEKNVWENEEYASAMQLLRMMAKDELTSALQMCAEILKPGKTTKMRAALLQLDNLLAKFDQPDDLAAAENAAGEDLTSRGKGLQKKTDLFQLQKTLLEMKKSRRTKKMSPFEILRDQALEFIDSLVRSHLAPPESQPLYEVCYYSSSAVLRRHLNATPRTSIQTALSNPYHYLKNENLLAEDGTVSNAAPDICIVYKLHLECGRLINLYDWLEAYATVVSAAEGMDPDSADFGKVDELKHARFIQAVSELEFLGFIKSTKQKTDHVSRLTWGGC, translated from the exons ATGACTTCATCGGTGTCAAAG GGTTGCTTTGTGTTCAAGCCCAGTGCCAAAAAGAGAAGGAGGACTCCAACAGTGG agGATTATTTCACTCATGGCAGTGAGGACACAGAGAACAGCAAACTACGTTTCAGAAACTGTCAGACATTATGGGAGAAAATGAAGGCAGACACCGAG CTTCTGCAGGATGAGCTGAACAGGAAAATCTTAGACAGCCTCTTGGCGTTTATCAGAAAGAGTGTCTCCACTTTTCAGCGTGGCACGGATGACTGGGCGTCGCGTATGAGAGCCCACGAGATTCCGACAGCTGCCCTAGTGCTTG GAGTGAATGTGCCAGATCATGATATGACCTTCCAGTGCCTCTCTGACCAGTTGCAGCAGTCGGTGACTCCCTTTGTGGTCTCTGTACAAGCCACAGAGTGTGCAG CCCTGAACAACATGATGCAGAGGGTTCTAGAGAGACTGATGGGAACTAGTGTGTCTGTGGGTAATGAGGAAGAGCCTGAGCAGCGCAGTACCAATGTCAACCAGAAGAGGGTGCACTGCTCCCTCATCACACTCTGTAACTGGTACAAGACTGTGACAAAG AAAGCTGCCTCCGGCACCGCAAGCAAGAAGCGTACTTCCGTTGGCAAAGACATGCAACAGCATCCTCCTATTGTAGTGATCTTCAAAGACCTAGAGGCTTTCAACTCTAGAGTGCTGCAAGATTTCATCCTCATCTGCAG TCGGTACGTTGAACAGCTTCCGCTGATGTTCGTCTTTGGCATTGCCACGTCTCCCAGCACCATTCAACACATGCTGCCCCACTCCGTGTCCTCTCTGCTGGGCATCGAGCTCTTCCAGTCCCTGTCCTGCACCCAGCACCTGGCTTCTGTCATAGACAAG GTGATCCTAAATTCCCAGTTTCCCTTCAAGCCCAGTGGCAAGGTGCTGCAAGTGCTGGTCAGCATCTTCCTCTACCATGACTTCTCTGTACGCAACTTCATCAAAGGCCTGCAG TTGGCTCTGCTGGAGCACTTCCACAGCCAGCCTCTGAGCGTGCTGTGTTGTAAGAAGGAGGCGGCCCTTGTCCACGCCACAGAGCTCAGCCACAGGGATGTAGAGCGGCTCCAACAGCTGCCCTCCTTCATGAG GTACGTAGAGGAGCAGGGTCCCCAGGAGCAAGTGGAGCTGTTGACCAGTGATGACCATGTGAAG GAAGTGTGTCAGAAACTACTGAAAGATCTTCACAAATACCACAAGAACTACTACCCCATTCTGAGGTGTCTTCACATTCTGACGTCTTCTCTACCCAAATACCCTCTGGGAAAACAG ATAAGAGAGCTGCACATATCCTGTCTGGAGAAGAATGTGTGGGAGAATGAAGAGTATGCGTCTGCCATGCAGCTTCTGAG GATGATGGCTAAAGACGAGCTCACCTCAGCGCTGCAAATGTGTGCTGAGATCCTGAAACCTGGCAAGACAACAAAAATGAGGGCTGCACTGCTACAACTGGACAATTTACTCGCCAAATTTGACCAGCCAGACG ATCTTGCGGCTGCTGAGAATGCAGCAGGGGAGGACCTCACTTCTCGAGGGAAAGGCCTCCAGAAGAAAACAGACTTGTTCCAACTGCAAAAG ACTCTACTGGAGATGAAGAAATCTCGAAGAACCAAGAAAATGAGCCCGTTTGAGATACTCCGAGACCAAGCCCTGGAGTTCATTGACAGCCTTGTGAG GTCCCACCTGGCCCCACCCGAATCCCAACCACTGTACGAGGTATGCTACTACAGCTCCTCTGCTGTCCTGAGACGCCACCTCAACGCCACGCCACGCACTTCCATCCAGACCGCCCTCagcaacccctaccactacctgAAA AATGAAAATCTGCTGGCTGAGGATGGGACAGTCTCCAATGCTGCTCCTGACATTTGCATTGTGTACAAGCTACATCTGGAGTGTGGGAGACTCATCAACCTGTATGACTGGCTGGAG GCTTATGCTACTGTGGTCTCGGCGGCAGAGGGCATGGATCCTGACTCTGCGGACTTTGGCAAAGTGGACGAACTCAAACA TGCTCGTTTTATCCAGGCGGTATCTGAGCTGGAGTTCCTGGGATTCATCAAATCCACCAAGCAGAAGACGGACCATGTGTCACGACTGACCTGGGGAGGCTGCTGA
- the LOC115172847 gene encoding cannabinoid receptor type 1A, with product MKSALDGIADTTFRTMTTGLHYLGSNDVSYDDPSIDSGFAKTGFHLQKTHSAPLSNSFPVQVPGDKELIYNGNSIYPTNFSEMLGNGTRWEGGGSLQCGENIVDMECFMILTPSQQLVVAVMALTLGTFTVLENLIVLCVILHSHILRCRPSYHFIGSLAVADLLGSVIFVYSFLDFHVLHRKDSPNVFLFKLSGVIASFTASVGSLFLTAIDRYISIHRPMAYKRIVTKNKAVIAFCMMWTISIVIAILPLLGWNCKQLNSACSDIFPLIDEKYLMFWIGMTSVLLLFIIYAYMFILWKAHHHTVRMMSRSSQKSIIVYTADGTKAQTMRPEQTRMDIRLAKTLVLILVVLIICWGPVLAIMVYDLFWKMNNFIKTVFAFCSMLCLLNSTVNPVIYALRSKDLRRAFLNICRTCRGTSQPLDNSAESDCHSRSIKGTAYKSTASCANTTVKVSKVTLSVSAEMV from the coding sequence ATGAAGTCTGCTCTGGATGGAATAGCTGACACCACTTTCCGAACAATGACTACTGGTTTGCACTATCTTGGCTCCAACGATGTGAGCTATGATGACCCGTCCATTGATTCTGGCTTCGCCAAGACTGGATTCCACTTACAGAAGACTCACTCTGCCCCACTTAGTAACTCCTTCCCTGTACAAGTACCTGGGGACAAGGAGCTCATCTATAATGGCAACTCCATTTACCCGACCAACTTCTCTGAAATGCTTGGCAATGGGACCCGATGGGAGGGCGGGGGTTCTCTCCAATGCGGGGAGAACATTGTGGACATGGAGTGCTTCATGATTCTGACCCCCAGCCAGCAGTTAGTAGTAGCGGTTATGGCACTCACCCTGGGAACCTTCACAGTGCTGGAGAACCTTATCGTATTGTGTGTGATCCTCCACTCCCACATCCTGCGCTGTCGGCCCTCATACCACTTCATAGGAAGCCTGGCTGTGGCCGACCTTCTGGGCAGTGTCATATTTGTGTACAGTTTCTTGGACTTCCATGTGCTGCACCGGAAGGACAGCCCCAATGTGTTTCTATTTAAACTCAGTGGAGTCATCGCCTCTTTCACTGCCTCTGTGGGCAGTCTCTTTCTCACGGCCATCGACCGCTATATTTCTATCCACAGGCCGATGGCTTACAAGCGGATCGTCACCAAGAACAAGGCTGTCATTGCCTTCTGCATGATGTGGACTATCTCCATCGTCATTGCGATTCTCCCCCTACTGGGCTGGAACTGTAAGCAACTGAACTCGGCGTGCTCAGACATTTTCCCGCTCATCGACGAGAAGTACCTGATGTTCTGGATAGGGATGACCAGTGTGCTGCTTCTGTTCATCATCTACGCCTACATGTTCATCCTGTGGAAGGCCCACCACCACACTGTGCGCATGATGAGCCGCAGCTCCCAGAAGAGCATCATTGTCTACACAGCAGACGGCACCAAGGCACAGACCATGCGACCCGAGCAGACCCGCATGGACATCCGCCTGGCCAAGACCTTGGTGCTGATCCTGGTGGTCCTCATCATCTGCTGGGGCCCTGTGCTAGCCATCATGGTCTACGACCTCTTCTGGAAGATGAACAACTTTATCAAGACAGTCTTTGCCTTCTGCAGCATGCTCTGCCTGCTCAACTCCACCGTCAACCCCGTCATCTATGCACTGAGGAGTAAGGACCTGCGCCGGGCCTTCCTTAACATCTGCCGGACGTGCAGGGGAACTTCTCAACCACTGGACAACAGCGCTGAGTCCGATTGCCATAGCAGGAGCATCAAAGGCACGGCCTACAAATCCACGGCTAGCTGTGCAAACACCACTGTAAAAGTGTCCAAAGTCACCCTGTCGGTCTCCGCAGAGATGGTCTGA